The following coding sequences are from one Treponema parvum window:
- a CDS encoding ADP-ribosylglycohydrolase family protein — translation MNSNLHDIVFSTFYGSIAGDALGVPYEFGWRGKFKAETMTGYGAHNQPAGSWSDDTSLTLCLIKNITEYGDSYDLMDKFSDWFEKGKYTPHGKAFDIGRTTQLAVLKYNMGVPPEMCGGTDENSNGNGSLMRIAPIAFTLRAVEDFGKRVQRVKACSRLTHGHPRTVLACVIYIETMIRLFDTDDLEGALQKASQTCLDNLKGTEYENEFQHYKRIFDGSIKDAPIDSIESNGYVVHTLEAALWSCFQNAGVKDAILTAVNLGRDADTVGSIAGSIAGMRCKDPAALPAEWLSVIARKKAIDKLLDDFCECLEMNY, via the coding sequence ATGAACTCAAATTTGCATGACATCGTTTTTTCGACGTTCTACGGCAGCATTGCAGGCGATGCGCTCGGCGTTCCATACGAATTCGGCTGGAGAGGAAAGTTTAAAGCCGAAACAATGACCGGCTACGGCGCACACAATCAGCCGGCAGGTTCATGGTCGGACGATACTTCGTTGACGCTCTGCCTTATTAAAAATATCACCGAATACGGCGACAGTTATGACTTGATGGATAAATTTTCGGATTGGTTTGAAAAAGGCAAATACACGCCGCACGGTAAAGCGTTCGACATCGGCAGGACGACGCAACTTGCCGTTCTCAAGTATAATATGGGTGTGCCTCCCGAAATGTGCGGCGGTACGGATGAAAATTCAAATGGGAACGGTTCTTTAATGCGCATCGCCCCGATTGCATTTACGCTCCGTGCCGTCGAAGATTTCGGTAAACGCGTACAAAGGGTAAAAGCATGTTCGCGTCTAACACACGGCCATCCGCGCACCGTATTAGCATGCGTCATCTATATCGAAACGATGATCCGCCTTTTTGATACCGACGATTTGGAAGGCGCTCTGCAGAAAGCATCGCAGACCTGCCTTGACAACCTTAAAGGCACCGAATATGAAAACGAATTTCAACATTACAAGCGGATATTCGACGGAAGTATAAAAGACGCGCCGATCGACAGCATCGAGTCGAACGGCTATGTCGTGCATACGCTCGAAGCGGCGCTGTGGTCATGCTTTCAAAACGCGGGCGTAAAAGACGCAATCCTTACCGCCGTCAATCTCGGCAGGGACGCGGATACGGTAGGAAGCATCGCCGGTTCCATAGCCGGCATGCGCTGTAAAGATCCGGCTGCGCTTCCCGCCGAATGGCTTTCCGTAATCGCACGAAAAAAAGCTATCGATAAATTGCTGGACGACTTTTGCGAATGTTTGGAAATGAATTATTGA
- a CDS encoding ATP-binding protein: protein MEKLDEKKFPRIVRNEYLERLRTLRHKKLIKIVTGIRRCGKSTILEMFRDELLSEGIKKEQIVFINFEDFESKSLRNPDLLYSFIKERLTPEINYIFLDEIQRVENFPDVVDGLYIKKNVDLYLTGSNSSLLSNEIATLIGGRYVEIKMLPLSFKEFAQATNQAANLYSAYRQYIQTSSFPYVTELLESPQEINSYLEGIYNTILVKDIIDRKRISDTLVLKSVTQFLFDNIGLELSSKKIADTLTSSSRKSDSKTIEKYVSALEESFIVYRANRYNIKGKEYLKSLEKYYAADVGLRNFMLGKKAMDVGHILENVVYLELLRRGYSVYVGKIDAFEVDFVAQNQNGNTYIQVAASVRDYSTLERELKPLKMIKDNYSKMILTLDDDPEADYDGIIRKNALEWLME, encoded by the coding sequence ATGGAAAAATTGGACGAAAAAAAGTTTCCAAGAATTGTCAGAAACGAATATCTTGAGCGTTTAAGAACTCTGCGGCACAAAAAACTGATAAAAATTGTAACGGGGATCCGCCGTTGCGGAAAATCCACGATTCTGGAAATGTTCCGCGATGAACTTCTGTCTGAAGGCATAAAAAAAGAGCAGATCGTTTTCATAAATTTCGAGGATTTTGAAAGCAAGTCTTTACGAAATCCGGATTTGCTTTATTCATTTATAAAAGAACGCCTTACTCCTGAAATAAATTATATTTTTCTTGATGAAATTCAGCGTGTGGAAAATTTTCCGGATGTTGTGGACGGTCTTTACATCAAAAAAAATGTGGACTTATATCTTACCGGCTCAAATTCTTCCCTTCTTTCAAACGAAATCGCAACTCTTATCGGCGGCCGCTATGTGGAAATAAAAATGCTTCCGCTTTCGTTTAAGGAATTTGCACAAGCGACAAATCAGGCTGCAAATCTTTATTCGGCATACAGGCAGTATATTCAGACAAGTTCTTTTCCGTATGTTACAGAACTTCTTGAAAGTCCTCAAGAAATAAATTCGTACCTTGAAGGAATATACAACACTATTTTAGTCAAAGATATTATCGACAGAAAAAGAATTTCCGACACGCTTGTTTTGAAAAGCGTAACTCAGTTTCTTTTTGACAACATCGGACTGGAACTTTCATCTAAAAAAATCGCCGATACGCTCACTTCAAGCAGCAGAAAATCCGATTCCAAAACGATTGAAAAATATGTGAGCGCGCTTGAGGAAAGTTTTATCGTTTATCGTGCGAACCGCTATAACATAAAAGGAAAAGAATATCTGAAAAGCCTTGAAAAATATTATGCGGCGGACGTCGGATTGCGCAATTTTATGCTCGGAAAAAAGGCAATGGATGTCGGACATATTCTTGAGAACGTCGTCTATCTTGAACTTCTGCGGCGCGGTTATTCCGTTTATGTCGGAAAAATTGATGCTTTTGAAGTCGATTTTGTTGCTCAAAATCAAAACGGAAACACTTATATTCAGGTTGCCGCCAGCGTGAGGGATTATTCTACATTAGAGCGCGAACTAAAGCCCTTGAAGATGATA